The sequence ACAGGTTGTCCAGCTCGGCACCCATCGGCGAGCTGCGCAGCTTGCGGGCCACGATGCCGTCGAAGAGGTCGAAGACCGCGGCGAGCAGCATCAGTATCACCGCCGTCGCGGCGCTGTTACGGGCCATGCCCGATTCGCCACTGCCGGTGAGGTGCGGGATGAGGATTCCGGTGGTGGTGAAGTACACCGCCATGAATCCGCACGTCGCGTTACCGAGAGTGAGGGTGTCCGCTATCGACAGCCGCAGCGAGAGCGGCATGTCGTCTTCGGCGGACTCCTCCTCGGCAGGTTCGGGAACCCAGCCTGCGGCCGGAGTCTCAGGGTCAGTCACGGTCAATTCGTGTCACCCCCGCGGTGGTGGCCTGACCGACCTCGACCGCGACCTCGACGCCCTCGGGGAGGTAGATGTCGACGCGGGAGCCGAAGCGGATCAGACCGATGCGTTCGCCCTGCTCCACCTTGGTTCCGGCCGGCAGGTACGGGACGATGCGACGGGCGACGGCGCCGGCGATCTGCACCATCTCGATGTCACCGAGTTCGGTGTCGAAGTGCCAGACAACGCGCTCGTTGTTCTCGCTCTCCTTGTTGAACGCCGGGACGAATCCGCCGGGGATGTGCTCCACGGACGTCACCGTGCCCGCGAGGGGCGCACGGTTGACGTGGACGTTCAGCGGGCTCATGAAGATCGCGACCCGGGTCCGTCCGTCCTTCCACGGCATGATGCTCTGCACCACACCGTCGGCGGGCGAGATGACACGGCCCTGAGCGATCTCACGCTCGGGGTCGCGGAAGAACCACAGCATGCCCGCGGCGAGCGCGGTTGCGGGCACGGCCGCCGCGGCCCAGCGTCCGGACTTGCGGGCCCGGGTGAGGCTGAGCGCCGCGGTGGCGACGGTCGGCAGAAGCCACGGCGATGCTCCGCGCGCGAGGCGTACGCCAAGGAGGCTGTCGCGAGGTGCAGAGGTTTGGCTGTGGGGCATGGATGACCTTCGTAGCGGGTGATTGCCGCGCCGCAAACAGGGGGACGGGACGGCGGCTTTACTGGAATGCTATCGGTTGCGCGCAACAACTGGGCAAGCCAGAAGCCGAGTCGATGACCGTCAGCCAGTCACTGCCAGTGATCCTTTCGCAACGAACCCATGGATGATTCGCCGCAAAAGGGACTTTCAGCCCTGAAGCCGGTACTCCTCGAGCAGGCGTCGCCCGATGATCATTTTCTGGATCTCGGCGGTACCTTCGCCGATCAGCAGCATCGGGGCCTCCCGGTAGAGACGCTCGATCTCGTACTCCTTCGAGAACCCGTATCCACCGTGGATACGGAAGGCGTCCTCGACGACCTCCTTGCAGTACTCGGAGGCGAGGTACTTCGCCATCCCTGCTTCGAGGTCGTTTCGTTCCCCGGAGTCCTTTTTGCGTGCTGCATTCACCATCATCGCATGGGCGGCTTCGACCTTGGTAGCCATCTCGGCCAGCTTGAACTGAATCGCCTGGTGCTCGGCGATCGCCTTGCCGAAAGTGTGACGTTGCTGGGCATAAGAGACACCCAGCTCGAAAGCACGCTGAGCGACGCCACAGCCACGCGCCGCCACGTTGACGCGGCCGACCTCGACCCCGTCCATCATTTGGTAAAACCCTCGGCCCGTCTGCCCGCCGAGTACCCGATTGGCCGGAATGCGCAGTCCGTCCATGATGAGCTCGGTCGTGTCGACGCCCTTGTAGCCCATCTTGTCGATCTTGCCGGGGATGGTCAGGCCGGGACGGACCTCACCGAAGCCGGGCTCCTTCTCGACGAGGAAGGTCGTCATCGACTTGTGGGGCGCCGTGCCCTCGGGGTGTCCTTCGTCACTTCGGACGAGAACGGCGACCAGGGTGGAGCTGCCACCGTTCGTCAGCCACATCTTCTGGCCGTTCAGGACGTACTCGTCGCCGTCCTTCACCGCCTTGGAGGAGATGGCCGACACATCGGAGCCGAGCGCCGGCTCGGACATCGAGAACGCGCCGCGCACCTCGCCCAGGGCCATGCGGGGGAGGAAGTGGTCCTTCTGCTCCTGCGTGCCGTGCTGCTTGAGCATGTACGCCACGATGAAGTGGGTGTTGATGATGCCCGAGACGGACATCCAGCCACGGGCGATCTCCTCGACGCACAGGGCGTAGGTGAGGAGCGACTCACCCAGGCCGCCGTACTCCTCCGGGATCATCAGGCCGAAGAGGCCGAGTTCCTTGAGGCCGTCGACGATCTGCTGCGGGTACTCGTCGCGGTGTTCGAGCTCGGTCGCGACCGGGATGATCTCCTTGTCGACGAACTCCCGGACGGTCTTGAGGATCTCCCGCTGGACGTCGGTCAGCCCGGCGGTCTGGGCGAGTCGGGCCATGGCTACTTCCCCTGTTCCTTCAGCGTGGGGCGGCCGGGCTGCTCGCCGCCGCGCTCCTTGATGTACGTCTCGGTCGGGACCATCACCTTGCGCCGGAAGACGCAGACGAGGGTGCCGTCCTGCTTGTAGCCCTTGGTCTCGACGTAGACGATGCCGCGGTCGTTCTTCGACTTCGACGGGGTCTTGTCGAGGACCGTGGTCTCGCCGTAGATCGTGTCGCCGTGGAAGGTCGGCGCCACGTGCCGCAGGGACTCGATCTCCAGGTTGGCGATGGCCTTCCCGGAGACGTCCGGCACGGACATGCCGAGCAGCAGCGAGTAGATGTAGTTGCCCACGACCACGTTCTTGCCGAAGTCGGTCGTGTTCTCGGCGTAATTGCTGTCCATGTGGAGCGGGTGGTGATTCATGGTCAGCAGACAGAAGAGATGGTCGTCGTACTCGGTGACCGTCTTTCCGGGCCAGTGCTTGTAGACCGCCCCGACCTCGAACTCTTCGTACGTGCGTCCGAACTGCATCGGGATCAGGCCTCCGGGATCTCGAACTTGGTGGTGCGCTCCATGCCGGCGGCCCGGCCCTTGCCGGCGATGACCAGGGCCATCTTGCGGCTGGCCTCGTCGATCATCTCGTCGCCGAGCATCGCGGAGCCCTTCTTGCCGCCGGCCTCCGAGGTGCACCAGTCGTACGCGTCGAGGATCAGCTCGGCGTGGTCGTAGTCCTCCTGCGAGGGGGAGAAGACCTCGTTGGCCGCGTCGACCTGACCGGGGTGCAGCACCCACTTGCCGTCGAAGCCCAGAGCGGCGGCCCGGCCGGCCACCTCGCGGTAGGCGTCCACGTCGCGGATCTGGAGGAAGGGGCCGTCGATCGCCTGCAGGTTGTGCATGCGGGCCGCCATCAGGATCCGCATCAGGATGTAGTGGTAGGCGTCCGCCGGGTAGCCGGGCGGCTGCATGCCCACGACCAGGGACTTCATGTTGATCGAGGCCATGAAGTCGGCCGGGCCGAAGATGATGGTCTCCAGGCGCGGCGAGGCGGCGGCGATCTCGTCGACGTTCACCAGGCCCTTGGCGTTCTCGATCTGCGCCTCGATGCCGATCTTGCCGACCTCGAAGCCCATGGTCTTCTCGATCTGGGTCAGCAGCAGGTCCAGCGCCACGACCTGCTGGGCGTCCTGGACCTTCGGCAGCATGATGCAGTCGAGGTTCTGGCCGGCGCCCTCGACCACGGTGACGACGTCACGGTAGGTCCAGTGCGTGGTCCAGTCGTTGACGCGCACGACGCGGGTCTTGCCGGTCCAGTCGCCGTTGTTCAGCGCGTCCACGATCGTGTGGCGGGCGCCTTCCTTGGCGAGCGGCGCGCAGGCGTCCTCCAGGTCCAGGAAGACCTGGTCGGCCGGCAGGCCCTGGGCCTTCTCCAGGAACCGCGGGTTCGAGCCGGGTACCGCGAGGCAG comes from Streptomyces virginiae and encodes:
- a CDS encoding phosphatidylserine decarboxylase, encoding MPHSQTSAPRDSLLGVRLARGASPWLLPTVATAALSLTRARKSGRWAAAAVPATALAAGMLWFFRDPEREIAQGRVISPADGVVQSIMPWKDGRTRVAIFMSPLNVHVNRAPLAGTVTSVEHIPGGFVPAFNKESENNERVVWHFDTELGDIEMVQIAGAVARRIVPYLPAGTKVEQGERIGLIRFGSRVDIYLPEGVEVAVEVGQATTAGVTRIDRD
- a CDS encoding acyl-CoA dehydrogenase family protein → MARLAQTAGLTDVQREILKTVREFVDKEIIPVATELEHRDEYPQQIVDGLKELGLFGLMIPEEYGGLGESLLTYALCVEEIARGWMSVSGIINTHFIVAYMLKQHGTQEQKDHFLPRMALGEVRGAFSMSEPALGSDVSAISSKAVKDGDEYVLNGQKMWLTNGGSSTLVAVLVRSDEGHPEGTAPHKSMTTFLVEKEPGFGEVRPGLTIPGKIDKMGYKGVDTTELIMDGLRIPANRVLGGQTGRGFYQMMDGVEVGRVNVAARGCGVAQRAFELGVSYAQQRHTFGKAIAEHQAIQFKLAEMATKVEAAHAMMVNAARKKDSGERNDLEAGMAKYLASEYCKEVVEDAFRIHGGYGFSKEYEIERLYREAPMLLIGEGTAEIQKMIIGRRLLEEYRLQG
- a CDS encoding MaoC family dehydratase is translated as MQFGRTYEEFEVGAVYKHWPGKTVTEYDDHLFCLLTMNHHPLHMDSNYAENTTDFGKNVVVGNYIYSLLLGMSVPDVSGKAIANLEIESLRHVAPTFHGDTIYGETTVLDKTPSKSKNDRGIVYVETKGYKQDGTLVCVFRRKVMVPTETYIKERGGEQPGRPTLKEQGK
- a CDS encoding HpcH/HpaI aldolase/citrate lyase family protein — its product is MTTPVHPVNRLRPRRSCLAVPGSNPRFLEKAQGLPADQVFLDLEDACAPLAKEGARHTIVDALNNGDWTGKTRVVRVNDWTTHWTYRDVVTVVEGAGQNLDCIMLPKVQDAQQVVALDLLLTQIEKTMGFEVGKIGIEAQIENAKGLVNVDEIAAASPRLETIIFGPADFMASINMKSLVVGMQPPGYPADAYHYILMRILMAARMHNLQAIDGPFLQIRDVDAYREVAGRAAALGFDGKWVLHPGQVDAANEVFSPSQEDYDHAELILDAYDWCTSEAGGKKGSAMLGDEMIDEASRKMALVIAGKGRAAGMERTTKFEIPEA